A genome region from Mercenaria mercenaria strain notata chromosome 11, MADL_Memer_1, whole genome shotgun sequence includes the following:
- the LOC123531236 gene encoding uncharacterized protein LOC123531236, translating to MFVRVYAVCLLLVMFSLCETSDAVRSTNNDESICSGSKCGKYSYKKILKLYPGLFYTQKQIAVKERKFSETRLEYLKEQGVDPQAHWLGDGDACCPTEIKSFTNSTMENVYGETKYIIHTPPKYQFIPHGFCIEGGTCDGKCATEPVTHSLLTYNVAKKKLEFDLFVVPGYCSCKAS from the exons atgtttgTGCGAGTTTACGCAGTGTGTTTACTGTTGGTGATGTTTTCCCTTTGTGAAACGTCGGACGCTGTCCGATCAACAAACAATGACGAGTCGATTTGTTCAGGATCAAAATGTGGAAAGTACAG TTACAAAAAGATTTTGAAGCTATACCCTGGCTTGTTCTACACCCAGAAACAGATTGCAGTGAAAGAGAGAAAGTTTAGTGAAACAAGACTGGAATATCTTAAAGAACAAGGAGTTGATCCACAAGCTCATTGGCTTGGGGACGGTGACGCGTGTTGCCCTAC GGAAATTAAATCATTCACTAATTCGACGATGGAAAATGTATATGGAGAAACAAAGTATATTATCCACACGCCTCCAAAATACCAGTTCATTCCGCATGGATTTTGTAT tGAAGGCGGAACGTGTGATGGTAAATGCGCAACTGAACCAGTTACCCACTCTTTGTTGACCTACAACGTTGCAAAGAAAAAACTGGAATTTGATCTGTTTGTTGTTCCAGGGTATTGCTCGTGTAAAGCGTCATAA
- the LOC123531234 gene encoding uncharacterized protein LOC123531234 — MKKSLDIFFVVFIICKILTTISCSAIDTAVLAKTGGKGVCKNGFCGSPSYFNVIKALSGLFHTAPEISMLDKVNNAAVGKDELQGTDSRPQNRDDGDICCATHIEHVNMTTMKNIDGANMTIFHYWYAPEPTTQYIPHASCVRTGSCPGKCEIEYKTLVLLAYNATTPVKFDFFSVPGYCSCKNTWNK, encoded by the exons atgaaaaagagttTGGATATATTTTTCGTTGTTTTCATTATCTGTAAAATTCTAACCACAATTTCGTGTTCCGCTATTGACACTGCAGTGCTAGCAAAGACTGGTGGAAAGGGCGTTTGCAAAAATGGCTTTTGTGGATCTCCTAG TTACTTTAATGTAATAAAGGCGTTGAGTGGTCTGTTCCATACGGCGCCCGAAATATCCATGCTTGACAAAGTCAACAATGCTGCTGTGGGCAAAGATGAACTTCAAGGTACAGACTCGCGACCTCAAAACAGAGACGACGGTGATATATGTTGTGCAAC GCATATCGAACATGTGAACATGACAACAATGAAGAACATCGATGGTGCAAATATGACAATATTCCATTACTGGTATGCTCCCGAGCCTACCACCCAGTACATACCACATGCATCTTGTGT AAGGACCGGAAGTTGTCCTGGTAAATGTGAGATTGAATATAAAACATTGGTATTGCTGGCTTATAACGCAACCACTCCGGTGAAATTTGACTTTTTTAGTGTTCCAGGTTATTGTTCTTGCAAGAATACCTGGAATAAATGA